A section of the Trachemys scripta elegans isolate TJP31775 chromosome 10, CAS_Tse_1.0, whole genome shotgun sequence genome encodes:
- the LOC117884488 gene encoding uncharacterized protein LOC117884488, with protein sequence MLHRLLLGGLLCTTLPTSFLGTASARNLQLCEGYPSPDGRYHSGFYCPRLTDPPAHRYCCRHGDHALKSCCPQLEFESLRRVNLSNVPTPARLRNPLPLLAVGLYGLLILTLMSLDFLHFCRLNQRRFYSLLSSSRVGKRLASSFPRPGPAQGGAQQQELPTAQLGAAHGPARSCPRPDPAQGGTQRQELPTAQPGAAHGLARSCPRPGPELPTARPGARRDPAAGAAHDPAAGAAHGPARREEEPSSRSCPRPSLELPTAQLGAAYGPAWREEGPSGRSCPRPRPARTASVKSRDCSDWGVMLGAEGVSAVGITEALLAEPVALPL encoded by the exons CCTCAGCCCGTAACCTGCAGCTCTGCGAGGGATATCCCAGCCCTGATGGGCGCTACCACTCCGGCTTCTACTGCCCACGCCTCACTGACCCCCCTGCACACAGGTACTGCTGCCGCCACGGAGACCACGCCCTCAAATCCTGCTGCCCCCAGCTGGAGTTTGAGAGCCTGAGGAGAGTCAATCTGTCCAACGTGCCCACCCCAGCCAGACTCAG GAACCCACTGCCCCTGCTGGCTGTGGGGCTCTACGGCCTCCTCATCCTCACGCTCATGAGCCTCGACTTCCTCCACTTCTGCAGACTGAACCAGCGCCGCTTCTACAGCCTCTTGAGCAGCAGTCGCGTGGGCAAGCGCCTGGCCAGCTCCTTCCCACGGCCCGGCCCAGCGCAAGGAGGggcccagcagcaggagctgcccaCGGCCCAGCTCGGAGCTGCCCACGGCCCGGCCCGGAGCTGCCCACGGCCCGACCCGGCGCAAGGAGGGACCCAGCGGCAGGAGCTGCCCACGGCCCAGCCCGGAGCTGCCCACGGCCTGGCCCGGAGCTGCCCACGGCCTGGTCCGGAGCTGCCCACGGCCCGGCCCGGCGCGAGGAGGgacccagcagcaggagctgcccaCGACCCAGCGGCAGGAGCTGCCCACGGCCCGGCCCGGCGCGAGGAGGaacccagcagcaggagctgcccaCGGCCCAGCCTGGAGCTGCCCACGGCCCAGCTCGGAGCTGCCTACGGCCCGGCCTGGCGCGAGGAGGGACCCAGCGGCAGGAGCTGCCCACGGCCCAGACCAGCCAGGACAGCAAGTGTGAAGAGCCGGGACTGCAGTGACTGGGGGGTGATGCTTGGGGCAGAGGGCGTGTCGGCTGTAGGTATTACAGAGGCACTGTTAGCAGAGCCTGTCGCGCTGCCACTGTGA